From a region of the Kaistia sp. 32K genome:
- a CDS encoding succinate dehydrogenase assembly factor 2 has protein sequence MSGTTLSSEGLDVRRRRTHFRCWHRGMREMDLILGRFADAHIADLSDSELDILEALMEEQDRDLLIWLTGEAPTPDDVNTAFFQKLAAFTGASPR, from the coding sequence ATGAGCGGCACGACCTTGTCGAGCGAGGGGCTGGACGTTCGTCGCCGGCGTACCCATTTCCGCTGCTGGCATCGCGGTATGCGCGAGATGGATCTGATCCTCGGCCGCTTCGCCGATGCCCATATCGCCGACCTCTCCGACAGCGAGCTCGACATCCTCGAGGCGCTGATGGAGGAGCAGGATCGCGATCTCCTGATCTGGCTGACGGGCGAGGCTCCGACGCCCGACGACGTCAATACCGCATTCTTCCAGAAGCTCGCCGCCTTCACCGGCGCCAGCCCCCGATAG
- a CDS encoding HdeA/HdeB family chaperone: MTRHLLSAFASLCIVLAVPAMAKEIDASKLTCKEVGAMAPARIAGVAMWMSGYVHGKAGNAMIDTEKSHANAEKIVAYCKSNASATLASAVDAVFK, encoded by the coding sequence ATGACACGTCATTTGCTAAGTGCATTTGCATCTCTGTGTATTGTCTTGGCCGTCCCAGCCATGGCCAAGGAAATCGACGCTTCGAAATTGACCTGCAAGGAGGTTGGCGCCATGGCGCCTGCCAGGATTGCTGGCGTCGCCATGTGGATGAGCGGCTATGTCCACGGCAAGGCCGGCAATGCCATGATCGACACCGAGAAGTCGCATGCCAATGCAGAGAAGATCGTCGCCTATTGCAAGAGCAACGCCAGCGCGACGCTGGCGAGCGCGGTAGACGCGGTGTTCAAATAG
- a CDS encoding hydantoinase B/oxoprolinase family protein codes for MSTPHHDPVTFDIIQNSLQAISDEMFAAMRKTAMSAIIYEVLDMGTGICAADGEIASSGAGIPSFIGVLDKAAKAILRKHPIASIHPGDVFATNDPFYGGVTHLNDMVLVMPVFADGEIVAWTANIAHWNDVGGMVPGSMSTDAKEIFQEGLRVPAIKIIEKGVPNQSVMDLMTVNSRLPAYLKGDMWAAIAAVRIGEKRILDLVAKYGKATFIAAMKHFMDYGEQVTLKALKELPKGKFSFAEEQDSGQIYKVTVEITDDEFIVDLTDNPDQTLTPSNASRDGVVVSCQMAIKAITDVSAPANGGSFRPLVVKTRPGSIFDAQEPAAHGFYYEVEIRVFDLILRCLAQHLPEKLSAGSFASICGTVLGGPHPDTGRHFTIVEPELGGWGGMPGRDGNNAIFSGFHGETFNCPAEIAEARYGLYVDQLALNPEEGGEGQWRGGRGIRMDYRVRADGNFLTCGYTRSKIMPWGMEGGHDGTGNHVDVIKTDGSRKRYAFATGVELNKGDIVRVVTGNGGGYGDPSKRPRAAVLEDIKNGYLSAERAKAIYGVDI; via the coding sequence ATGAGCACTCCGCACCACGATCCCGTCACCTTCGACATCATCCAGAACTCGCTGCAGGCGATCTCGGACGAGATGTTCGCGGCGATGCGCAAGACGGCGATGAGCGCGATCATCTACGAGGTGCTCGACATGGGCACCGGCATCTGCGCCGCCGACGGCGAGATCGCATCCTCTGGGGCCGGCATCCCGTCCTTCATCGGCGTGCTCGACAAGGCGGCGAAGGCGATTTTGCGCAAGCATCCGATCGCCTCGATCCATCCGGGCGACGTCTTCGCCACCAACGACCCGTTCTATGGCGGCGTGACGCATCTGAACGACATGGTTCTGGTGATGCCGGTCTTCGCCGACGGCGAGATCGTCGCCTGGACCGCGAATATCGCGCACTGGAATGACGTCGGCGGCATGGTGCCGGGCTCGATGTCGACCGACGCCAAGGAGATCTTCCAGGAAGGTCTCCGCGTTCCGGCGATCAAGATCATCGAGAAGGGCGTGCCGAACCAGTCCGTCATGGACCTGATGACGGTGAACTCCCGCCTTCCGGCCTACCTGAAGGGCGACATGTGGGCGGCGATCGCGGCGGTCCGCATCGGCGAGAAGCGCATCCTCGATCTCGTCGCCAAATACGGCAAGGCGACCTTCATCGCCGCCATGAAGCACTTCATGGATTATGGCGAGCAGGTCACGCTGAAGGCGCTCAAGGAACTGCCGAAGGGCAAGTTCTCCTTCGCCGAGGAGCAGGACAGCGGCCAGATCTACAAGGTGACGGTCGAGATCACCGACGATGAATTCATCGTCGACCTGACAGACAATCCCGATCAGACGCTGACGCCGAGCAATGCCAGCCGCGATGGCGTCGTCGTCTCGTGCCAGATGGCGATCAAGGCGATCACCGACGTCAGCGCGCCGGCGAATGGCGGCTCGTTCCGTCCGCTCGTCGTCAAGACCCGGCCGGGCTCGATCTTCGACGCGCAGGAGCCGGCGGCGCACGGCTTCTACTACGAGGTCGAGATCCGCGTCTTCGACCTGATCCTGCGCTGCCTGGCGCAGCACCTGCCGGAAAAGCTCTCCGCCGGCAGCTTCGCCTCGATCTGCGGCACCGTGCTCGGCGGACCGCATCCGGACACCGGCCGCCACTTCACCATCGTCGAGCCCGAGCTCGGCGGCTGGGGCGGAATGCCCGGCCGCGACGGCAACAACGCGATCTTCTCCGGCTTCCACGGCGAGACCTTCAACTGCCCGGCCGAGATCGCCGAGGCCCGCTACGGCCTCTATGTCGACCAGCTGGCGCTGAACCCGGAAGAGGGCGGCGAGGGCCAGTGGCGCGGGGGGCGGGGTATCCGCATGGACTACCGCGTCCGCGCCGACGGCAACTTCCTCACCTGCGGCTACACCCGCTCGAAGATCATGCCCTGGGGCATGGAAGGCGGCCATGACGGCACCGGGAACCACGTCGACGTCATCAAGACCGACGGCAGCCGCAAGCGCTATGCCTTCGCGACCGGCGTCGAGCTCAACAAGGGCGACATCGTCCGCGTCGTTACCGGCAATGGCGGCGGCTACGGCGATCCCAGCAAACGCCCCCGCGCCGCCGTGCTCGAAGACATCAAGAACGGCTACCTGAGCGCCGAGCGCGCCAAGGCTATCTACGGCGTCGACATCTGA
- a CDS encoding hydantoinase/oxoprolinase family protein, translated as MSDKTIRVATDVGGTFTDLVYFETDTATGRQTVRTAKSDTTPPNFEQGVLNVLAKAEVDPADIAFFAHGTTVVINALTERKGARTALITTEGFRDVLEIARGNRPDFFNLQYVKPQPFVPRYLCREVPGRIAYTGEERSPLDLSGLPAILEDFRAEGVEAIAICLLHSYADPRHEQAVAAEVRRLWPEVSVVASHQITREWREYERASTAVLSAYVQPVASRYLGRLEDGLASKEFGGQLYVMQSNCGVDTLSATREIPITMVESGPASGFWGAAELGRILGEKNVLALDIGGTTAKCSLIENGHVKIMTDYWIERDRTASGYPIMVPVVDLVEIGNGGGSIAWVDDFGKLHVGPQSAGAMPGPAAYARGGTQATTTDANLALGRIDKDYFCGGTITADMQAVDGALNSLAEKLGLSPIEAARGIIRIANNNMINALKLVSLNRGHDPRDFTLVAFGGGGAMHAVALATELGMKKVVIPRGASVFSAWGMMMSDLRRDLFVSRLIEPGAGRVAALEALLHETKLRAAEQFAREGVAGDKVKLVPFIKCRYQNQEHAVEVEFEGHAVDAAAIDAMIDRFHTAYEREYTYRLDAPVEIVGLHLVASAEVGKLEMNALPTTGATLDQAVKSRRDVDYALEGVHEATIYDLAKLEPGMRFSGPAILEDSGTTVVIHPGNRVSIDAYGNTHIELGA; from the coding sequence ATGAGCGACAAGACGATCCGCGTCGCGACCGACGTCGGCGGCACCTTCACCGACCTCGTCTATTTCGAGACGGATACCGCTACGGGCCGCCAGACCGTCCGCACCGCGAAATCCGACACGACGCCGCCGAATTTCGAGCAGGGCGTCCTGAACGTGCTCGCCAAGGCCGAGGTCGACCCGGCCGACATCGCCTTCTTCGCGCATGGCACCACCGTCGTCATCAACGCACTGACCGAGCGCAAGGGCGCCAGGACGGCGCTGATCACGACCGAGGGCTTTCGCGACGTGCTGGAGATCGCGCGCGGCAACCGGCCCGATTTCTTCAACCTTCAATATGTGAAGCCGCAGCCCTTCGTGCCGCGCTATCTCTGCCGCGAGGTTCCGGGCCGCATCGCCTATACGGGCGAGGAGCGCAGCCCGCTCGATCTCTCGGGCCTGCCGGCGATCCTCGAGGATTTCCGCGCCGAGGGCGTCGAGGCGATCGCGATCTGCCTGCTGCATTCCTATGCCGATCCCCGGCACGAGCAGGCGGTCGCCGCCGAGGTCCGCAGGCTCTGGCCGGAGGTCTCGGTCGTCGCCTCGCACCAGATCACCCGCGAATGGCGCGAATATGAGCGCGCCTCGACGGCGGTGCTCTCGGCCTATGTGCAGCCGGTGGCCAGCCGCTATCTCGGCCGGCTCGAGGACGGGCTCGCCTCGAAGGAATTCGGCGGCCAGCTCTACGTGATGCAGTCGAACTGCGGCGTCGATACGCTGTCGGCGACGCGCGAGATCCCGATCACCATGGTCGAGAGCGGCCCGGCGTCGGGCTTCTGGGGCGCGGCGGAGCTCGGCCGCATCCTCGGCGAGAAGAACGTGCTGGCGCTCGACATCGGCGGCACCACGGCGAAGTGCTCGCTGATCGAGAACGGCCATGTGAAGATCATGACCGACTACTGGATCGAGCGCGACCGCACCGCGTCCGGCTATCCGATCATGGTGCCGGTGGTCGATCTCGTCGAGATCGGCAATGGCGGCGGCTCGATCGCCTGGGTCGACGATTTCGGCAAGCTGCATGTCGGCCCGCAATCGGCCGGCGCGATGCCGGGCCCGGCGGCTTACGCGCGCGGCGGCACGCAGGCGACGACGACCGATGCAAACCTCGCTCTCGGCCGCATCGACAAGGACTATTTCTGCGGCGGCACCATCACGGCCGACATGCAGGCGGTCGACGGCGCGCTGAATTCGCTCGCGGAAAAACTCGGGCTTTCGCCGATCGAGGCGGCGCGCGGTATCATCCGCATCGCCAACAACAACATGATCAACGCGCTGAAGCTGGTCTCGCTCAACCGTGGCCATGATCCGCGCGACTTCACGCTCGTCGCCTTCGGCGGCGGCGGCGCGATGCACGCGGTGGCGCTCGCCACCGAGCTCGGCATGAAGAAGGTCGTCATCCCGCGCGGCGCCTCGGTGTTCTCGGCCTGGGGCATGATGATGTCGGATCTGCGCCGCGATCTCTTCGTGTCGAGGCTGATCGAGCCGGGCGCCGGCCGCGTCGCCGCGCTGGAAGCCCTGCTGCACGAGACAAAGCTCCGCGCCGCCGAGCAGTTCGCTCGAGAAGGCGTCGCGGGCGACAAGGTGAAGCTCGTTCCCTTCATCAAGTGCCGCTACCAGAACCAGGAGCACGCGGTCGAGGTCGAGTTCGAGGGCCATGCCGTCGACGCCGCGGCGATCGACGCGATGATCGACCGGTTCCATACGGCCTATGAGCGCGAATACACCTATCGCCTCGACGCGCCGGTGGAGATCGTCGGCCTGCATCTCGTCGCTTCCGCCGAAGTCGGCAAGCTCGAGATGAACGCGCTGCCGACGACGGGGGCGACGCTCGATCAGGCGGTGAAGAGCCGCCGCGACGTCGACTATGCGCTCGAAGGCGTGCACGAGGCGACGATCTACGACCTCGCCAAGCTGGAGCCCGGAATGCGCTTCAGCGGCCCGGCGATCCTCGAGGATTCCGGCACGACCGTGGTGATCCACCCCGGCAACCGCGTTTCCATCGACGCCTATGGCAACACCCACATCGAACTGGGGGCCTGA
- a CDS encoding GAF domain-containing protein, giving the protein MSTTAERQADPVADRAAWDDLITALGAGDQPTATLAKVEELYQREVGAIIFTVMNADIASGMSRRLYSNHPVEYPTSGYKQSAAGKWNDLVIGEKKPYVANSIEEIATVFHDYELIEQLGCGSCINVPVVFDDEVIGTINILDKTGAYTPEKVERAMALRPFAAIGILAATVTEQASQLVEGKN; this is encoded by the coding sequence ATGAGCACTACTGCAGAGCGGCAGGCCGATCCCGTGGCGGATCGCGCGGCGTGGGACGATCTCATCACGGCGCTCGGCGCCGGCGACCAGCCGACCGCGACGCTCGCCAAGGTCGAGGAACTCTACCAGCGCGAAGTCGGCGCGATCATCTTCACCGTGATGAACGCCGACATCGCCTCCGGCATGTCGCGCCGGCTCTATTCCAACCATCCGGTCGAGTATCCGACCTCCGGCTACAAGCAGTCGGCCGCAGGCAAGTGGAACGACCTCGTGATCGGCGAGAAGAAGCCCTATGTCGCCAACTCGATCGAGGAGATCGCCACGGTCTTCCACGACTACGAGCTGATCGAGCAGCTCGGCTGCGGCTCCTGCATCAACGTGCCCGTCGTGTTCGACGACGAGGTGATCGGCACCATCAACATCCTCGACAAGACCGGCGCCTACACGCCCGAGAAGGTCGAGCGCGCCATGGCGCTGCGCCCCTTCGCGGCGATCGGCATCCTGGCCGCCACCGTGACCGAGCAGGCATCGCAGCTCGTCGAGGGAAAGAACTGA
- a CDS encoding ABC transporter ATP-binding protein: MTRDLREPILELDHIGKTFSADGHSVAALSDVSIAFERGECHAIVGESGSGKTTLANLVLGLLGATSGAIRFNGKPLERSRTREQKRAIQLVQQNPLSALNPRRSVGASIRLPLDVHDLGRSADRNGRVASLLEEVGLEASHARRSPRGLSGGQRQRIAIARALACEPELLVLDEPTSALDVLVQARVLQLLQRLRQERGLTYLFITHDLAVVRAIADRVSVFQKGRLVETGPVEAIFSDPKSAYTRELIGAIPVVTEAEAALRAAIRVGTEVPAGAE, from the coding sequence ATGACCCGCGACCTGCGCGAGCCGATCCTCGAACTCGATCATATCGGCAAGACGTTTTCCGCCGACGGCCACAGCGTCGCGGCGCTCTCGGACGTCTCGATCGCCTTCGAGCGCGGCGAATGCCACGCCATCGTCGGCGAGAGCGGCTCCGGCAAGACGACGCTCGCCAATCTGGTGCTGGGCCTGCTCGGCGCGACGTCGGGCGCGATCCGCTTCAACGGCAAGCCCCTCGAACGCAGCCGGACGCGCGAGCAGAAGCGGGCGATCCAGCTCGTGCAGCAGAACCCGCTCTCGGCGTTGAATCCGCGCCGCAGCGTCGGGGCCTCGATCCGCCTGCCGCTCGACGTGCACGACCTCGGCCGCAGCGCCGATCGCAACGGCCGCGTCGCGTCGCTGCTGGAGGAGGTGGGGCTCGAAGCGTCGCACGCCCGCCGCTCGCCGCGCGGCCTTTCCGGCGGCCAGCGCCAGCGCATCGCGATTGCCCGCGCGCTCGCCTGCGAACCGGAATTGCTGGTGCTCGACGAGCCGACCTCGGCGCTCGACGTGCTGGTGCAGGCACGCGTGCTCCAGCTGCTGCAGCGCCTGCGCCAGGAGCGCGGGCTGACCTACCTCTTCATCACGCATGACCTCGCGGTCGTGCGGGCGATCGCCGACCGGGTGAGCGTGTTCCAGAAGGGACGCCTCGTCGAGACGGGCCCGGTCGAGGCCATCTTCTCCGATCCGAAGAGCGCGTATACGCGCGAGCTGATCGGAGCCATTCCCGTCGTTACGGAGGCCGAGGCAGCGCTGCGCGCCGCCATCCGGGTCGGAACGGAAGTTCCCGCCGGGGCCGAATAG
- a CDS encoding ABC transporter ATP-binding protein, which translates to MQATNTQKSVLTIRDLRLAFGDRRNVTEVLHGISLHIRAGEKVALVGESGSGKSVTARLAMGLLQDQKRTHVAGHIWFDGIDAAKGGKEIAKRRGNRVAMIFQDPTSALNPTFKIRGQFRDVLRSGDRSIAKAEADRRAEAALAEVSIPDPKRALDSYAFQLSGGMNQRVMIAMALANRPQLLIADEPGTALDVTVQAQTLKLMHEMTERTGTSVLLISHNLGVVREFADRVYVIYRGRIVEHGTTAQLFNDPRHPYTRALLSAIPKISGGGLPDLPERSPDFEKPLFVHAGCGEPTEAFA; encoded by the coding sequence ATGCAAGCGACCAACACCCAGAAGTCCGTCTTGACGATCCGCGACCTGCGCCTCGCCTTCGGCGACCGCCGCAATGTCACCGAGGTTCTGCACGGCATCTCGCTGCATATCCGCGCCGGCGAGAAGGTCGCGCTTGTCGGCGAGTCCGGCTCCGGCAAGTCGGTGACGGCGCGCCTCGCCATGGGGCTGCTGCAGGACCAGAAGCGCACGCATGTCGCGGGGCATATCTGGTTCGACGGCATCGACGCGGCGAAGGGTGGCAAGGAGATCGCCAAGCGGCGCGGAAATCGCGTCGCCATGATCTTCCAGGATCCGACCTCGGCGCTGAACCCGACCTTCAAGATCCGCGGCCAGTTCCGCGACGTGCTGCGCTCTGGCGATCGCTCGATCGCCAAGGCCGAGGCCGACCGTCGCGCCGAGGCGGCGCTCGCCGAGGTCTCGATCCCGGATCCGAAGCGGGCGCTCGATTCCTACGCGTTCCAGCTTTCCGGCGGCATGAACCAGCGCGTCATGATCGCCATGGCGCTGGCGAACCGGCCGCAGCTCCTGATCGCCGACGAGCCGGGCACGGCGCTCGACGTGACGGTGCAGGCGCAGACGCTGAAGCTGATGCATGAGATGACCGAGCGGACCGGCACCTCGGTGCTGTTGATCTCGCACAATCTCGGTGTGGTGCGCGAATTCGCCGACCGCGTCTACGTCATCTATCGCGGCCGCATCGTCGAGCACGGCACGACGGCGCAGCTCTTCAACGATCCGCGCCATCCCTATACGCGGGCGCTGCTCTCGGCGATCCCGAAGATCTCGGGCGGCGGCCTGCCGGACCTGCCGGAACGCAGCCCCGATTTCGAGAAGCCGCTCTTCGTGCATGCGGGCTGCGGCGAGCCGACGGAGGCCTTCGCATGA
- a CDS encoding ABC transporter permease has protein sequence MSEPDSPVMAARTRGRSRAWAAFSSDPLSLVGLVLVVAIVLLAIFAPFVTPYPDHVGPTGDFTAMTAAPSGAFWFGTDMIGRDLFTRIIYGYRLSLIMAIVVLAIATPIGVIVGLVAGYKGGWTDYILMRITDVFLAVPPLVLAMAIMGFLEPTLLNGMLAITAMWWPWYARLIYNVTRAEAQEGYVLAAETVGASTAHILFREILPNCWPSILTKMTLDVGFVILMASSLSFLGLGVQPPTPDLGSMVADGAKYMPDAWWLTVFPAIAILLVVLGFNLVGDGLREAFEAEG, from the coding sequence ATGTCGGAACCCGATAGCCCCGTCATGGCCGCTCGCACGCGCGGCCGCTCCAGGGCCTGGGCGGCGTTCAGCTCGGACCCGCTCTCGCTGGTCGGCCTCGTCCTCGTCGTGGCGATCGTGCTGCTCGCGATCTTCGCGCCCTTCGTCACGCCCTATCCGGACCATGTCGGGCCGACCGGCGATTTCACGGCGATGACGGCGGCGCCGAGTGGCGCCTTCTGGTTCGGCACCGACATGATCGGCCGCGACCTCTTCACCCGCATCATCTACGGCTACCGCCTGTCGCTGATCATGGCGATCGTGGTGCTGGCCATCGCGACGCCGATCGGCGTCATCGTCGGGCTCGTCGCCGGCTACAAGGGCGGCTGGACCGACTACATCCTGATGCGGATCACCGACGTGTTCCTCGCCGTGCCGCCGCTGGTGCTCGCCATGGCGATCATGGGCTTCCTGGAGCCGACGCTCTTGAACGGCATGCTGGCGATCACCGCCATGTGGTGGCCCTGGTATGCGCGGCTCATCTACAACGTCACCCGCGCCGAGGCGCAGGAGGGCTATGTGCTGGCCGCCGAGACGGTCGGCGCCTCGACCGCGCATATCCTGTTCCGCGAGATCCTGCCGAATTGCTGGCCGTCCATTCTGACCAAGATGACGCTCGACGTCGGCTTCGTCATCCTGATGGCGTCGTCGCTCTCCTTCCTCGGCCTCGGCGTGCAGCCGCCGACGCCAGATCTCGGCTCGATGGTCGCAGATGGCGCCAAGTACATGCCGGATGCCTGGTGGCTGACGGTGTTCCCGGCGATCGCCATCCTGCTCGTCGTGCTCGGCTTCAACCTGGTCGGCGACGGCCTGCGCGAAGCCTTCGAGGCGGAGGGCTGA
- a CDS encoding ABC transporter permease — MSNILRSLLHRLGAALIVMIGISMLIFAIARVMPGDPARIALGPNATAEQVAALRLERHLDAPLPVQYWEFVKSVAKGDLGTSLYTNRPVTTDIAQFLPATLELVFVSGILMVLIGLPIGILSAHYRGRFPDHVGRLISLLGVCTPAFVWGVILQLVLGYFWGWFPIEGQLSQSVAAAPAVTGFILVDMAIAGNGAGFLDALHHLILPALALAMSGLGQTARLTRSNMNEVYERPYVEMARAYGFPGRRIATRYAFRPALIPTLTILGLEFAAMLGNAFLVEKVFGWPGLSRYGVEVILRKDLDAIVGTVLVIAAAFLIVNIIVDILVNIINPRIRLAAGRA, encoded by the coding sequence ATGTCGAACATCCTCAGATCCCTCCTGCATCGGCTTGGCGCCGCCCTGATCGTGATGATCGGCATCTCGATGCTGATCTTCGCCATCGCGCGGGTGATGCCGGGTGATCCGGCCCGCATCGCGCTCGGTCCGAACGCTACGGCCGAGCAGGTCGCCGCACTCCGGCTGGAGCGTCATCTCGATGCGCCGCTGCCGGTGCAGTACTGGGAGTTCGTCAAGTCGGTCGCCAAGGGCGATCTCGGCACGTCGCTCTATACCAACCGTCCGGTGACGACCGACATCGCGCAGTTCCTGCCGGCGACGCTGGAGCTGGTCTTCGTCTCCGGCATCCTGATGGTGCTGATCGGTCTGCCGATCGGCATTCTCTCGGCGCATTACCGGGGGCGCTTCCCCGACCATGTCGGCCGGCTGATCTCGCTGCTCGGCGTCTGCACGCCGGCCTTCGTCTGGGGCGTCATCCTGCAGCTGGTGCTCGGCTATTTCTGGGGCTGGTTCCCGATCGAGGGGCAGCTCAGCCAGTCGGTCGCCGCCGCGCCCGCCGTCACGGGCTTCATCCTCGTCGACATGGCGATCGCGGGCAACGGCGCCGGCTTCCTCGACGCGCTGCATCACCTGATCCTGCCGGCGCTGGCGCTGGCCATGTCCGGCCTCGGCCAGACGGCGCGGCTGACGCGCTCGAACATGAACGAGGTCTATGAGCGGCCCTATGTCGAGATGGCGCGCGCCTATGGCTTTCCCGGCCGGCGGATCGCCACGCGCTATGCTTTCCGGCCGGCGCTGATCCCGACGCTCACTATCCTTGGCCTCGAATTCGCGGCCATGCTCGGCAACGCCTTTCTGGTCGAGAAGGTATTCGGCTGGCCCGGCCTGTCGCGCTACGGCGTCGAGGTGATCCTGCGCAAGGATCTCGATGCCATCGTCGGCACCGTGCTGGTGATCGCGGCCGCCTTCCTGATCGTCAACATCATCGTCGACATCCTGGTCAACATCATCAATCCGCGCATCCGTCTCGCGGCGGGGAGGGCCTGA
- a CDS encoding ABC transporter substrate-binding protein, translating into MNSFRATLLMAALSTTILAAAPAFAETVLRLDEVPIGELDPAKASDYADSILMFNVYDTLVTPSAGKPGMEPLLAASWTVDGNVYTFTLRDDVKFHSGNPLTAEDVVYSYDRMIALGQGFSHLFAESVDKVEATDPKTVKFTLKGPFSPFLASLVRLPVVDSKLARSHQADGKYGAFGDYSEAWLSANDAGSGAYVVVSQNPQSETVMAKFPGYFLGATPKSPDKVRFRYGLEASTVRALLSKGEHDIASQWLPPEVAKALAADDKMQLLTETGTNVFYVKLNTAKAPLDDVHCRRALTYAFDYATAHKMIAVTDKVSLGNPANGPIPHGMLGSSTTVPNYAQDMEKAKAELAQCKYKPGDTPLEISWIAEVPLEERFALLMQANFSQLGFKPVVKRVPWALFTEMVTKPETTPNISQISNSATTPDPDSLLFNTYHSSAKGTWQSPEYLEDAEVDKLLEAGRAETDHEKRQKIYEDLSQRLRDLAPTIYAYDQVAVFPARKAVTVPALSDDAHRFALSAYGFTFRDMEMAE; encoded by the coding sequence ATGAACAGCTTCCGCGCGACGCTGCTGATGGCGGCGCTTTCCACGACCATTCTGGCGGCGGCCCCGGCATTTGCCGAGACGGTGCTGCGCCTGGACGAGGTGCCGATCGGCGAGCTCGATCCGGCCAAGGCTTCCGACTACGCCGACTCGATCCTGATGTTCAACGTCTATGATACGCTGGTCACGCCCTCCGCCGGCAAGCCCGGCATGGAGCCGCTGCTGGCCGCGAGCTGGACGGTCGACGGCAATGTCTACACCTTCACGCTGCGCGACGACGTCAAGTTCCATTCCGGCAACCCGCTGACCGCCGAGGACGTCGTCTATTCCTACGACCGTATGATCGCGCTGGGGCAGGGCTTCTCGCACCTCTTCGCCGAGAGCGTCGACAAGGTAGAGGCTACCGATCCGAAGACCGTCAAGTTCACGCTGAAGGGGCCGTTCTCGCCGTTCCTGGCGTCGCTCGTCCGCCTGCCGGTGGTCGATTCCAAGCTCGCCCGCTCGCATCAGGCCGACGGCAAGTACGGCGCGTTCGGTGACTATTCGGAAGCCTGGCTGTCGGCCAACGACGCGGGCTCGGGCGCCTATGTCGTCGTGAGCCAGAACCCGCAGTCGGAAACGGTGATGGCCAAGTTCCCTGGCTATTTCCTCGGCGCGACGCCGAAGTCGCCTGACAAGGTCCGCTTCCGCTACGGCCTCGAAGCGTCGACCGTCCGCGCCCTGCTCTCCAAGGGCGAGCATGACATCGCCTCGCAGTGGCTGCCGCCCGAGGTCGCCAAGGCGCTCGCCGCCGACGACAAGATGCAGCTCCTGACCGAGACCGGCACCAACGTCTTCTACGTCAAGCTCAACACGGCGAAGGCGCCGCTCGACGACGTCCATTGCCGCCGCGCGCTGACCTATGCGTTCGACTACGCGACCGCGCACAAGATGATCGCCGTGACCGACAAGGTCTCGCTCGGCAATCCGGCCAACGGTCCGATCCCGCACGGCATGCTCGGCTCCTCGACCACGGTGCCGAACTATGCGCAGGACATGGAGAAGGCCAAGGCCGAGCTGGCGCAGTGCAAGTACAAGCCGGGTGATACGCCGCTCGAGATCTCCTGGATCGCCGAAGTGCCGCTCGAGGAGCGCTTCGCGCTTCTGATGCAGGCGAACTTCTCGCAGCTCGGCTTCAAGCCGGTCGTGAAGCGCGTGCCGTGGGCGCTGTTCACCGAGATGGTGACGAAGCCGGAGACAACGCCGAACATCTCGCAGATCTCCAACAGCGCGACGACGCCGGATCCGGATTCGCTGCTCTTCAACACCTACCATTCGTCGGCGAAGGGCACCTGGCAGTCGCCGGAATATCTGGAGGACGCCGAGGTCGACAAGCTGCTCGAGGCCGGCCGCGCCGAGACGGATCACGAGAAGCGCCAGAAGATCTACGAGGATCTGAGCCAGCGCCTGCGCGATCTCGCCCCGACGATCTACGCCTATGACCAGGTCGCGGTGTTCCCGGCGCGCAAGGCGGTCACGGTGCCGGCGCTCTCGGACGACGCGCACCGCTTCGCGCTCTCCGCCTACGGCTTCACCTTCCGCGATATGGAAATGGCGGAGTAG